The proteins below are encoded in one region of Qipengyuania sp. HL-TH1:
- a CDS encoding amidohydrolase, with protein sequence MKKYTLLACAAAFAVAGCSTTGGDGLASASTKDWTAPVGKDGNAPFPSTYTPYPGRPTALIGATVYDGRGGRIDNGTVLFRDGKVVAVGDASLATEGYDRIDGSGKFVTPGVIDIHSHLGDYPTPSVQAHSDGNEATSPMTPEVWAEHSVWPQDPGFTRALANGGVTSLQILPGSANLTGGRSVTLKNVSARTVQGMKFPGAPYGMKMACGENPKRVYGGKGRTPSTRMGNFAVNRQMWLDAEAYDGKKRDLGKETLKGVLDGEILVHNHCYRADEMALVMDMAKEMGYKVTAFHHAVEAYKIGDLLRENDVCSAIWADWYGFKMEAYDGILENAALLRQADACVVIHSDDENGIQRLNQEAAKAQAAGHRLGIDIPDAEVVGWFTYNAAKAMGIAEMTGSLEAGKMADVVLWNGDPLSVYSRPEKVWVDGALMFDAMDRKRRPVSDFELGQPGEGDVK encoded by the coding sequence ATGAAGAAATATACCTTGCTCGCCTGCGCGGCCGCATTCGCGGTTGCCGGATGTTCCACCACCGGGGGCGACGGCTTGGCCTCGGCCTCTACCAAGGATTGGACCGCGCCGGTTGGCAAGGATGGCAATGCCCCCTTCCCCTCGACCTACACCCCCTATCCCGGCCGTCCGACGGCGCTGATCGGCGCGACCGTGTACGACGGCCGAGGCGGCCGGATCGACAACGGCACCGTCCTGTTCCGCGACGGCAAGGTCGTTGCCGTCGGCGATGCCTCGCTGGCCACCGAGGGCTACGACCGGATCGATGGCAGCGGCAAGTTCGTCACCCCGGGGGTGATCGACATCCATTCGCACCTGGGCGACTATCCCACCCCCAGCGTGCAGGCGCATTCCGACGGCAACGAAGCGACCAGCCCGATGACGCCCGAAGTCTGGGCCGAGCATTCGGTCTGGCCTCAGGACCCGGGCTTTACCCGCGCGCTGGCCAATGGCGGCGTCACCAGCCTGCAGATCCTGCCGGGTTCGGCGAACCTGACCGGTGGCCGCTCGGTCACGCTGAAGAACGTTTCCGCGCGGACCGTGCAGGGGATGAAGTTCCCCGGCGCGCCCTATGGCATGAAGATGGCCTGCGGCGAGAACCCCAAGCGCGTCTATGGCGGCAAGGGCCGCACGCCCTCGACCCGGATGGGCAATTTCGCGGTCAACCGGCAGATGTGGCTCGATGCGGAGGCCTATGACGGCAAGAAGCGCGATCTGGGCAAGGAAACGCTCAAGGGCGTGCTCGACGGCGAAATCCTCGTCCACAACCATTGCTACCGCGCGGACGAAATGGCGCTGGTGATGGATATGGCCAAGGAGATGGGCTACAAGGTCACCGCCTTCCATCACGCGGTCGAAGCCTACAAGATCGGCGATTTGCTGCGCGAAAACGACGTCTGCAGCGCGATCTGGGCGGACTGGTACGGCTTCAAGATGGAAGCCTATGACGGTATCCTCGAAAACGCGGCGCTGCTGCGCCAGGCGGATGCCTGCGTGGTGATCCATTCCGATGACGAGAACGGCATCCAGCGGCTCAACCAGGAAGCGGCCAAGGCGCAGGCCGCCGGGCATCGGCTGGGGATCGACATCCCCGACGCCGAAGTGGTCGGCTGGTTCACCTACAACGCCGCCAAGGCCATGGGCATCGCCGAGATGACCGGCAGCCTCGAGGCCGGCAAGATGGCCGACGTCGTGCTGTGGAACGGCGATCCGCTGTCGGTCTATTCGCGGCCCGAAAAGGTCTGGGTCGATGGCGCGCTGATGTTCGATGCGATGGACCGCAAGCGGCGTCCGGTGAGCGATTTCGAGCTCGGCCAGCCCGGTGAAGGAGACGTGAAATGA
- a CDS encoding amidohydrolase family protein, with the protein MKALATLLASAAIAVAAPAAAQSFVVTNATVASGDGSEPIESGYVVVENGKVSAIGSGTPASNLPAIDANGAWVTPGIFATLTSLGLWDVGAVSESNDTRAGGAPFSAALDVAPVINPSSQHILVHRASGITRAATVTLPSSSIFGGQGAVIDLGADPDAVTQARAFQVVALGEYGGRIAGGSRVATHTLLRAALREASANRAATSADIRSDEVLLTRFDAAALAPVVRGEQPLYVYVERASDIRSTLALKREFPRLDLVLVGASEGWLVAREIAAAGVPVIADGLDDLPANFEELAATQSNIGRMVKAGVKVALNAAAMENPRNLNQYAGNLVALTRMPGADGLSWGQAFAAITSVPASISGMGGQAGVLAPGAMGDLVIWDGDPLQVGSMPVKVFIDGVEQPLDNHQSRLKERYRDLDESDLPKGYDW; encoded by the coding sequence ATGAAGGCTCTCGCAACGCTTCTCGCCTCCGCCGCGATCGCTGTCGCCGCACCTGCCGCCGCGCAGAGCTTCGTCGTGACCAACGCCACCGTCGCCTCGGGCGATGGCAGCGAACCGATCGAGAGCGGCTATGTCGTGGTCGAGAACGGCAAGGTCTCCGCGATCGGCAGCGGTACGCCCGCCAGCAACCTTCCCGCGATCGACGCGAACGGTGCCTGGGTTACCCCGGGCATTTTCGCGACCCTCACCAGCCTCGGCCTGTGGGACGTCGGTGCGGTGAGCGAATCGAACGATACGCGCGCCGGTGGGGCGCCGTTCAGCGCCGCGCTCGACGTGGCTCCGGTGATCAATCCTTCCTCGCAGCACATCCTCGTCCACCGCGCCTCGGGCATCACCCGCGCCGCCACGGTGACGCTGCCCTCGAGCTCGATCTTCGGCGGGCAGGGCGCGGTGATCGATCTGGGGGCCGATCCCGACGCGGTTACGCAGGCGCGCGCCTTCCAGGTCGTCGCGCTCGGCGAATATGGCGGGCGGATCGCGGGCGGCAGCCGCGTCGCCACGCACACGCTGCTGCGCGCCGCGCTGCGCGAGGCGAGCGCCAACCGCGCGGCCACCAGCGCCGACATCCGCAGCGACGAGGTCCTGCTCACCCGGTTCGACGCGGCGGCACTGGCCCCGGTCGTCCGCGGCGAACAGCCGCTTTACGTCTATGTCGAGCGCGCTTCCGACATCCGCAGCACGCTGGCGCTCAAGCGCGAATTCCCGCGCCTCGACCTCGTGCTCGTTGGCGCCAGCGAAGGCTGGCTCGTCGCCCGCGAGATCGCTGCAGCCGGCGTGCCTGTCATCGCCGACGGACTCGATGATCTGCCTGCCAATTTCGAGGAGCTGGCGGCAACGCAGAGCAATATCGGGCGGATGGTGAAAGCCGGAGTCAAGGTCGCGCTCAACGCCGCGGCGATGGAGAACCCGCGCAACCTCAACCAGTATGCGGGCAATCTCGTGGCGCTGACCCGCATGCCCGGGGCCGACGGTTTGAGCTGGGGCCAGGCCTTCGCGGCGATCACCTCGGTGCCCGCCAGCATCAGCGGCATGGGCGGCCAGGCCGGGGTGCTCGCCCCGGGTGCGATGGGCGACCTGGTGATCTGGGACGGCGATCCGCTCCAAGTGGGATCGATGCCGGTGAAGGTGTTCATCGACGGCGTGGAGCAGCCGCTGGACAACCACCAGAGCCGTCTCAAGGAGCGTTATCGCGATCTCGACGAGAGCGATCTGCCCAAGGGCTACGACTGGTAG
- a CDS encoding FKBP-type peptidyl-prolyl cis-trans isomerase — protein sequence MRTTLLALGAAAAAVGFHALSAQDTPPDRSQDIAWMNAQQAYLGGLSHEDGWRAMPAGLKWRYVDYAGSGDKPRVEDTVTVHYAGTFLDGETFDSSFDRGEPATFPLGRLIKAWQMAIPEMGVGDTIEIAAPADLAYGPGGKGPIPGGATLLFTVQLLGIEPAA from the coding sequence ATGCGCACCACCCTGCTCGCGCTGGGCGCGGCCGCCGCCGCAGTTGGCTTCCATGCGCTATCCGCGCAGGATACGCCGCCCGATCGGTCGCAGGACATCGCCTGGATGAATGCGCAGCAAGCCTATCTCGGCGGACTGTCGCATGAGGACGGCTGGCGCGCGATGCCGGCCGGGCTCAAGTGGCGCTATGTCGACTATGCGGGCAGCGGCGACAAGCCGCGCGTCGAGGATACGGTGACCGTGCATTACGCGGGTACCTTCCTCGATGGCGAGACCTTCGACAGCAGTTTCGACCGCGGCGAACCGGCGACTTTCCCATTGGGCCGGCTGATCAAGGCATGGCAGATGGCGATCCCCGAAATGGGCGTGGGCGACACGATCGAGATCGCCGCACCCGCCGACCTCGCCTATGGGCCAGGCGGCAAGGGGCCGATCCCCGGCGGGGCGACGCTGCTGTTCACCGTCCAGCTGCTCGGGATCGAACCCGCCGCATAA
- a CDS encoding NnrU family protein: MDQALVSLLAASLAFVGMHFALSHPLRAPLVGALGENGFRALYSLVALATFVWAAMAFRAVGPGGLSLWNGSGDLLWAIATVIMLLASVLLAGSFQRNPALPDPRAAAHAALAPHGVFHVTRHPMMWSIALWAATHILLSPTPRQIILAGAIGLLALLGAHLQDRKKESQMGDAWTGWEERTSYWPRFGGLARAGAIAWIGGFIIWLAATYAHIHANGIPAGLWRWL, translated from the coding sequence ATGGATCAGGCCTTGGTTTCGCTGCTCGCCGCTTCACTCGCCTTTGTCGGAATGCATTTTGCGCTGTCGCACCCCCTACGTGCGCCGCTGGTCGGCGCGCTGGGCGAGAATGGCTTTCGCGCGCTCTATTCGCTGGTTGCGCTCGCGACATTCGTCTGGGCGGCAATGGCGTTTCGTGCGGTCGGGCCGGGCGGGCTCTCCTTGTGGAACGGATCGGGTGACCTCCTATGGGCGATTGCCACGGTGATCATGTTGCTTGCTTCGGTCCTGCTGGCGGGGTCGTTCCAGCGCAATCCCGCGCTGCCCGATCCGCGCGCGGCGGCGCATGCCGCGCTTGCTCCCCACGGCGTCTTCCATGTCACGCGGCACCCGATGATGTGGTCGATCGCGCTGTGGGCCGCGACGCATATCCTGCTCAGCCCGACGCCGCGCCAGATCATTCTCGCGGGCGCGATCGGCCTGCTGGCGCTGCTCGGGGCGCATCTGCAGGACCGCAAGAAGGAAAGCCAAATGGGCGACGCATGGACCGGGTGGGAAGAACGGACCAGCTATTGGCCGCGCTTCGGCGGGCTGGCGAGGGCGGGCGCTATCGCCTGGATCGGCGGGTTCATCATCTGGCTCGCCGCGACCTATGCCCACATTCACGCCAATGGCATTCCTGCAGGACTGTGGCGCTGGCTGTAA
- a CDS encoding crotonase/enoyl-CoA hydratase family protein: MTLLTTDTSNHVTTLTLNRPDTMNPLGATGDGDAFAAACDAINADMEVRCVILTGAGRAFSAGGDIKAMKERTGTFGGTAPEISDGYRNNIHKVLRALYGLRVPLIAAVNGPAIGLGCDLACLADMRIASDRAKFGVTFLKLGIIPGDGGTWILPRIIGEARASELFYTGDVIDAATARDWGLVSRVVEGEALMDEAHALAARVAAMPPHALRHAKNLMRQGRSVTYDTALEMAANTQALMHLTQDHMEGVDALIEKRAAKFTGD, encoded by the coding sequence ATGACCCTGCTGACTACCGACACGTCGAATCACGTCACCACGCTTACGCTCAATCGTCCCGACACGATGAACCCGCTTGGGGCCACGGGTGACGGGGATGCCTTCGCCGCCGCCTGCGATGCGATCAATGCGGATATGGAGGTGCGCTGCGTGATCCTGACGGGCGCGGGGCGCGCGTTCAGCGCGGGCGGCGATATCAAGGCGATGAAGGAGCGGACCGGGACCTTCGGCGGGACCGCGCCCGAGATATCCGACGGCTACCGCAACAACATCCACAAGGTGCTGCGCGCGCTCTACGGTCTGCGCGTGCCGCTGATTGCCGCGGTCAACGGGCCGGCGATCGGGCTGGGCTGCGACCTCGCCTGCCTCGCCGATATGCGTATCGCGAGCGACCGCGCGAAATTCGGCGTCACTTTCCTCAAGCTCGGGATCATTCCCGGCGATGGCGGGACCTGGATCCTGCCGCGGATCATCGGCGAGGCGCGCGCTTCCGAACTGTTCTACACCGGCGATGTGATCGACGCGGCCACCGCGCGTGACTGGGGTCTCGTCAGCCGCGTGGTCGAGGGCGAGGCGCTGATGGACGAGGCGCACGCGCTCGCGGCCAGGGTTGCCGCGATGCCCCCGCATGCGCTGCGCCATGCCAAGAACCTGATGCGGCAGGGGCGGTCGGTGACCTATGACACCGCGCTCGAAATGGCGGCCAACACGCAGGCGCTGATGCATCTGACCCAGGACCACATGGAAGGGGTGGATGCGCTGATCGAGAAGCGCGCCGCCAAATTCACGGGCGACTGA
- the dxs gene encoding 1-deoxy-D-xylulose-5-phosphate synthase, with the protein MTSRPKTPLLDTVNTPDDLRKLGKDQLRQLSDELRAEMIDAVGTTGGHLGSGLGVVELTTAIHYVFDTPQDKLVWDVGHQCYPHKILTGRRDRIRTLRQGGGLSGFTKRSESEYDPFGAAHSSTSISAALGFAMANKMQNRAGRGIAVIGDGAMSAGMAYEAMNNAEQAGNRLVVILNDNDMSIAPPVGGLSAYLARMVSSSEYLGLRSMASKLAKKLGRRVWGGLEKAEEYARGMATGGTLFEELGFYYVGPIDGHNLDHLIPVLENVRDSEQGPVLIHVVTQKGKGYAPAENSADKYHGVAKFDVVTGEQKKSKGGPPAYQNVFGETLAKLADSDPRICAITAAMPSGTGVDKFAQAHPGRAFDVGIAEQHGVTFAAGLAAEGMRPFAAIYSTFLQRAYDQVVHDVAIQNLPVRFAIDRAGLVGADGCTHAGSFDITYLATLPNFVVMAAADEAELAAMTYTAAEYDDGPIAFRYPRGAGTGVEIPEKLEKLAIGKGRIVRDGTKVAILSLGARLEEAKKAADQLEAKGLSTTVADMRFAKPLDTGLIEKLMRSHEVVVTVEEGAVGGLGAHVLTFASDTGLTDAGLKVRTMRLPDTFQDQNDPAKQYDEAGLNAPQIVDTVLAALRHNSTGVEEARA; encoded by the coding sequence CGGGGGCCATCTGGGATCGGGACTGGGCGTGGTCGAGCTGACCACCGCAATCCATTATGTTTTCGACACGCCGCAGGACAAGCTGGTGTGGGACGTCGGCCACCAATGCTATCCGCACAAGATCCTGACCGGGCGCCGCGATCGCATCCGCACGTTGCGCCAGGGCGGCGGGCTGAGCGGGTTCACCAAGCGCAGCGAAAGCGAATACGATCCGTTTGGTGCGGCGCATAGCTCGACCTCGATCAGCGCAGCGCTCGGCTTCGCCATGGCCAACAAGATGCAGAACCGGGCCGGTCGCGGGATCGCGGTGATCGGCGACGGCGCGATGAGCGCGGGCATGGCCTATGAAGCGATGAACAATGCCGAACAGGCGGGCAACCGGCTGGTCGTCATCCTCAACGACAACGACATGTCGATCGCGCCGCCGGTGGGCGGCCTGTCCGCCTATCTCGCGCGGATGGTGTCGAGCAGCGAGTATCTCGGCCTGCGTTCGATGGCGTCGAAACTCGCCAAGAAGCTCGGCCGACGCGTCTGGGGCGGGCTGGAAAAGGCCGAGGAATACGCCCGCGGCATGGCGACCGGCGGCACGCTGTTCGAGGAACTCGGCTTCTATTATGTCGGCCCGATCGACGGGCACAATCTCGATCACCTCATCCCGGTGCTCGAGAACGTCCGCGACAGCGAACAGGGCCCGGTGCTGATCCATGTCGTGACGCAGAAGGGCAAGGGCTATGCCCCGGCCGAAAACAGCGCCGACAAATACCACGGGGTCGCCAAGTTCGATGTCGTCACCGGCGAACAGAAGAAATCCAAGGGCGGCCCGCCCGCCTATCAGAACGTCTTTGGCGAAACGCTGGCGAAGCTCGCCGATAGCGACCCGCGCATCTGCGCCATCACCGCCGCCATGCCCAGCGGCACCGGCGTCGACAAATTTGCGCAGGCGCATCCTGGCAGGGCCTTCGACGTCGGCATCGCCGAACAGCACGGGGTGACTTTCGCTGCAGGTCTCGCCGCCGAGGGTATGCGCCCCTTCGCCGCGATCTATTCGACCTTCCTCCAGCGCGCCTACGACCAGGTGGTGCACGATGTGGCGATCCAGAACCTGCCCGTGCGCTTTGCGATCGACCGCGCCGGTCTGGTCGGCGCGGATGGCTGCACGCATGCCGGCAGCTTCGACATCACCTATCTCGCGACGCTGCCCAATTTCGTCGTCATGGCCGCCGCCGACGAAGCCGAACTGGCCGCGATGACCTATACCGCAGCCGAGTATGACGACGGGCCGATCGCCTTCCGCTACCCGCGCGGTGCGGGCACGGGCGTTGAGATTCCCGAGAAGCTGGAAAAGCTTGCCATTGGCAAGGGCCGCATCGTGCGCGACGGCACCAAGGTGGCGATCCTGTCGCTCGGCGCGCGGCTGGAGGAGGCCAAGAAAGCCGCCGACCAGCTCGAGGCCAAGGGCCTGTCGACGACCGTCGCCGATATGCGGTTCGCCAAGCCGCTCGACACCGGCTTGATCGAGAAGCTGATGCGCAGCCACGAAGTGGTGGTCACGGTCGAGGAAGGCGCCGTGGGCGGCCTTGGCGCGCATGTGCTGACCTTCGCGAGCGACACGGGCCTGACCGATGCCGGGCTCAAGGTGCGCACCATGCGTCTGCCCGACACGTTCCAGGACCAGAACGACCCGGCGAAGCAATATGACGAAGCGGGCCTCAACGCCCCGCAGATCGTCGACACGGTGCTCGCAGCATTGCGCCACAACAGCACCGGAGTGGAAGAAGCGCGCGCCTGA